In Capsicum annuum cultivar UCD-10X-F1 chromosome 11, UCD10Xv1.1, whole genome shotgun sequence, one genomic interval encodes:
- the LOC107848318 gene encoding transcription factor bHLH30: MQPQSFMNPVHFQSNSEMSQILPWTLPPVQPFMNPVHHHHDPFLLPPPPSPYGLFNRRPQFGYEGGGGGGATSSSSSDHHGLRFISDTLVGQVVHHHQPGSVSVAAPFGLQAELQKMTAQEIMDAKALAASKSHSEAERRRRERINNHLAKLRSLLPNTTKTDKASLLAEVIQHVKELKRQTSLIAETSPVPTEIDELTVDNATSDEDGKFLIKASLCCEDRSDLLPDLIKTLKALRLKTLKAEITTLGGRVRNVLFITPDDYYCNNQELDTCSNGGDDDDDCQMQQPQYCISSIQEALKAVMEKSSGDDSTSASVKRQRTNNINILT, from the exons atgcaGCCACAAAGTTTCATGAACCCGGTTCACTTCCAAAGCAACTCAGAAATGTCACAAATTCTACCATGGACACTTCCACCGGTTCAACCTTTCATGAACCCGGTTCATCACCACCATGACCCTTTtctcctcccccctcccccctcgcCCTATGGTTTATTCAACCGTAGGCCACAATTTGGATACGAGGGGGGCGGGGGAGGAGGAGCcacgtcatcatcatcatcagacCATCACGGCCTCCGCTTCATCTCTGATACATTAGTAGGTCAAGTGGTTCATCATCATCAACCCGGTTCTGTTTCAGTAGCAGCACCTTTTGGTTTACAAGCTGAGTTACAAAAAATGACAGCTCAAGAGATTATGGATGCTAAAGCATTGGCAGCATCAAAGAGTCATAGTGAAGCAGAAAGGAGACGTAGAGAAAGAATCAATAATCATCTTGCTAAATTGAGAAGCCTTCTTCCTAATACTACAAAA ACAGACAAAGCATCGTTGTTAGCAGAAGTGATACAACATGTGAAAGAGCTAAAAAGACAAACATCCTTAATAGCAGAAACAAGTCCTGTCCCAACTGAAATTGATGAATTAACAGTTGACAATGCAACATCAGATGAAGATGGTAAGTTCTTAATAAAGGCATCTTTGTGCTGTGAAGACAGATCTGATCTATTGCCTGATTTAATCAAGACATTGAAAGCACTAAGGTTAAAAACATTAAAAGCTGAGATAACAACACTTGGTGGACGTGTTAGAAATGTGTTGTTCATAACTCCAGAtgattattattgtaataatCAAGAATTAGATACGTGCTCCAATggaggtgatgatgatgatgattgtcaAATGCAGCAGCCACAGTATTGTATAAGTTCAATTCAAGAAGCACTTAAAGCTGTCATGGAGAAATCAAGTGGTGATGATTCTACTTCAGCAAGTGTTAAGAGACAAAGAACTAACAACATCAACATCCTTACTTAA